The region AGTGTCGTGGGCAGATTGCACAAGGGCGGCTTCCCATTCACGCGCCGACAGGACCGTCGCGATCCGCGGGATCATCTGTCGACCTTGACCAGATCGATCTCCCCGCCATGGACAGCGTTGGCAAGGTCGATCGCCAGTTGATCGGTCACGGCCAGCAGGACCCGAACCTGGTCGCCAAAGGCGTTCGACTCGGCGAGCTGTGCGGAGATCACGAAGACGTCCGATGCAAGGACGACGGTCGTCATATCGGATGTGGCTGCGCTGCCCCTGGTGACGAGGATATCCACGGTGTCGCCAGCCTGGAGCAACCCGAGGACAGCCTGGGTAGCGGGAACTGTCAACGCCATCTGTTGCGGCGCAGAAAGCTGTTGTGGCGGTCTGATCAAAGATGTCAGAAGCGGCTCACCTGCGGCGAGCGGGGCGACCAGCGTCCAGGTTGCGAGCTCCCCGATGTCTGACCCGACGATCAGGCCCTCGGTGTTGTCAACATCGCGGTAGGAAATCTCTAGGTCCCCGAGGGGAGTACCCGCCGGGAGTGCTCCGTCTGCGACAAGGACCGGCGTCAGATCGGGAGATGCGGTCATCCCGAGTACCAGGATCGCCGCCAGGAACCCAGCCCCGAGCGCTATGGCGGTTCTGCGGTCGATTGAAGGGATGGTCGCGAGGCGTTGCGCGATGGTTGTCATTGGCGAACCTCGACCGAAACGATGCTGCGCAGCATGATGAGCCTGCTCGTTGCGTCATACCGAACAGTGATGTGGTCGGCGCCGACGCTTTCGATGATCCCGCGGTGCATATGCCCGTCGGTGGTCGCAACAAGCGCTGTGGCGGACGCATCTGCAAGGTTGAGCATGCGGTCCCGCAGAGTTGTGCGCCGCACCGCTGCAGCCCGTGCGGCGTGTTGTTCGGCGAGCAGCGTTGCGTCGAGCTGTCGTCGTAGCTCCCTACCGATCCCGACAAGGTCGGGGTGTGTACCAGCCTCCACCGTGTGCCTTCCTAATGGCCGTGATTCCATATAATCACTGTTAGTTGGAGACAATCAAGGGACACGGGATTCTTTTTTTCGCGACCGGTCCAAACATGGGCATTGATGGACTAGTGCGGTGGGTATATTTGGATTCTGGCGCTAATCCAGCTCGTATACGGTGGTGTATAACGCCAGAATCCAATTCGACGGGTCAGCCGGCGACGTTGACTTTGGCCACGATGTGGTCGATCTTTACGCGGACGACTAGCTCACCAGGGACCGCATTTCGTTTCCCAATCGCCTCGGCTACATCCGCACCCATGTAGCGACCACCGATGCGGGTGGCCCACTTGAGGAGTTCCTCGGGATCGGTCGATGTGGTTGTGGTACCCGAAATCGTCAGGAACGAAAACGGCGGTGCCTCGTCATCGAGACACAGCGAGACCCGTGGGTCGCGCAGGATTGCCTTCCCCTTGATCGTATTGGCCCCTGTCATAAAGATGACGTCGTCGCCGTCGAGATCGATCCACACCGGGGCAATGTGGGGAGCACCGTCCTTGCGGACCACCGCAAGTTTTGCAGTGCG is a window of Acidobacteriota bacterium DNA encoding:
- a CDS encoding PPOX class F420-dependent oxidoreductase — protein: MGYHEAPPGWWKEFIAALPARTAKLAVVRKDGAPHIAPVWIDLDGDDVIFMTGANTIKGKAILRDPRVSLCLDDEAPPFSFLTISGTTTTSTDPEELLKWATRIGGRYMGADVAEAIGKRNAVPGELVVRVKIDHIVAKVNVAG